The Echinicola rosea genome has a segment encoding these proteins:
- a CDS encoding dicarboxylate/amino acid:cation symporter: MLKKIPLHTQIIIGLVLGLVFGLIVIKTQISPDFTVDFIKPIGTIFINALKMIAVPLVLASLIVGVSNLGDITKLGRIGGKTIGAYMMTTVIAVTVGLLLVNIFAPGKSLPPETRENLMTLYDDVVGDKTNQAAELAEQSPLKPLVDIVPQNVFLATTDNGSMLQVVFFAILVGIALLEIPKSKASPVIAFFDGLNDVIIKIVGYIMLIAPYGVFALMASLIVEIAGDNPDSAIELLFALLKYSLLVVAGLLLMVFLVYPTILKVFTKVKYKDFFKALRPAQLLAFSTSSSSATLPVTMRQVEEEIGVSEEVSSFVLPLGATINMDGTSLYQGVAAVFIAQALGLDLTLTQQLMIVLTATLASIGTAGVPGAGLIMLLIVLESIGVPSAGLALILAPDRILDMFRTVVNVTGDATVCTVVASTEGELPDGLIREANPLTSTSDS, from the coding sequence ATGCTGAAAAAAATACCCCTTCATACGCAGATCATCATCGGCCTTGTTTTGGGCTTAGTGTTTGGTCTGATCGTGATCAAGACTCAGATTTCACCCGATTTTACGGTAGATTTTATCAAGCCCATTGGTACGATCTTTATCAATGCGCTTAAAATGATCGCAGTGCCCTTGGTGCTGGCCTCATTGATCGTAGGGGTGTCCAATTTGGGCGACATTACCAAGCTGGGTAGGATCGGTGGCAAGACCATTGGTGCATACATGATGACGACTGTTATTGCGGTGACTGTGGGGCTCTTGCTGGTTAATATCTTTGCTCCGGGCAAGAGTTTACCACCGGAAACACGTGAAAACCTCATGACCCTGTATGATGATGTGGTAGGTGATAAGACCAACCAAGCGGCTGAGCTGGCGGAACAAAGCCCTTTGAAGCCTTTGGTTGATATCGTACCCCAAAATGTGTTTCTAGCGACTACCGATAACGGAAGCATGCTACAGGTAGTTTTCTTTGCTATTTTGGTGGGAATTGCGCTATTGGAAATCCCCAAGTCCAAAGCCAGTCCTGTAATTGCTTTTTTTGATGGCCTGAATGATGTCATCATCAAGATCGTGGGATACATCATGTTGATTGCACCGTATGGGGTGTTTGCGTTGATGGCTTCCTTGATTGTGGAAATTGCCGGAGACAATCCGGATTCCGCTATCGAGCTATTATTTGCATTGTTAAAATACAGCCTGTTGGTGGTAGCTGGGCTGTTGCTGATGGTCTTTTTGGTGTACCCGACCATTCTTAAGGTATTCACCAAAGTGAAGTACAAGGATTTCTTCAAAGCCTTGAGGCCTGCACAGCTGTTGGCATTCTCTACGAGCTCCAGTTCTGCGACCTTGCCCGTGACGATGCGGCAGGTAGAAGAAGAAATAGGGGTTTCGGAAGAAGTCAGTAGTTTTGTGCTTCCGTTGGGAGCGACGATAAATATGGACGGTACAAGTCTGTATCAAGGGGTGGCCGCTGTGTTTATTGCCCAAGCGCTTGGACTGGACCTGACGCTTACGCAGCAGTTGATGATTGTGCTGACAGCTACTTTGGCGTCTATTGGTACGGCGGGAGTGCCCGGAGCAGGGTTGATCATGCTGTTGATCGTATTGGAGTCTATCGGGGTGCCCTCAGCAGGTTTGGCGCTGATTTTGGCTCCGGATAGGATCTTGGATATGTTCAGGACAGTGGTGAATGTCACCGGTGATGCGACTGTCTGTACGGTGGTGGCCAGCACCGAAGGGGAGCTGCCTGACGGATTGATCAGAGAAGCAAACCCATTGACTTCTACCTCAGATTCATAA
- the aroC gene encoding chorismate synthase: MGNSFGKVFKISTFGESHGKGLGVIIDGCPAGLPIDEDYIRQELQRRKPGQSKITTQRKEEDECQVLSGVFEGKSTGTPIAIVIMNTDQKSKDYSHIADKYRPSHADFTYQEKFGVRDYRGGGRSSARETAARVAAGAVAKLFLKHIGVEINGYVSQAGHIKLEKPYQELDFAEIEKNIVRCPDPEVAQDMIDYIDEIRKNRDTVGGVVSCVAKNVPVGLGEPVFDRLHAELGKSMLSINAVKGFEYGSGFEGVTMLGSEHNDAFYMDGEQVRTKTNNSGGIQGGISNGEDIYFRVAFKPVATIMKDQESVNQSGDAVTVSGKGRHDPCVVPRAVPIVEAMAALVLADFLLLKRLNKLDV; the protein is encoded by the coding sequence ATGGGCAATTCATTTGGAAAAGTATTTAAGATAAGCACCTTCGGCGAATCGCACGGAAAGGGGCTAGGAGTGATCATTGATGGCTGTCCGGCAGGTCTGCCGATTGATGAGGACTATATCAGACAGGAGCTACAGCGCAGAAAGCCCGGCCAATCCAAAATTACTACCCAGCGAAAAGAGGAAGACGAATGCCAGGTTCTTTCTGGGGTTTTTGAGGGAAAGAGCACGGGGACGCCCATTGCTATCGTGATCATGAACACGGATCAGAAGAGCAAGGATTATTCCCATATCGCTGATAAATACCGACCTTCCCATGCGGATTTTACCTACCAGGAAAAATTCGGTGTACGTGATTATCGTGGAGGAGGGAGAAGTAGTGCACGTGAGACAGCCGCCCGTGTGGCAGCAGGAGCCGTAGCCAAGCTGTTCTTAAAGCATATAGGAGTGGAAATCAACGGCTATGTGTCACAAGCAGGGCATATCAAATTGGAAAAGCCCTACCAAGAGCTGGATTTTGCTGAGATAGAGAAAAATATCGTTCGGTGCCCCGATCCGGAGGTGGCGCAGGACATGATTGACTATATAGATGAGATCCGTAAAAACAGGGATACTGTAGGAGGTGTGGTCAGCTGTGTGGCAAAGAACGTTCCAGTGGGACTGGGGGAGCCTGTATTTGACCGCTTGCATGCAGAGCTAGGGAAGTCCATGCTTAGCATCAATGCCGTAAAAGGATTCGAATATGGTAGTGGATTTGAAGGGGTGACCATGTTGGGATCAGAGCATAATGATGCTTTTTATATGGATGGAGAGCAGGTAAGGACCAAAACGAATAATTCAGGCGGTATCCAAGGCGGGATCTCAAACGGCGAAGATATTTATTTCCGAGTGGCTTTTAAGCCAGTGGCCACCATCATGAAAGATCAAGAGAGTGTCAACCAATCAGGAGATGCGGTGACTGTTTCCGGAAAGGGCAGGCATGACCCCTGCGTAGTTCCACGTGCGGTACCGATCGTGGAAGCTATGGCGGCCTTGGTACTAGCGGACTTCTTGTTGTTAAAGCGATTAAATAAATTGGATGTTTAG
- a CDS encoding glycogen/starch synthase has translation MSKLRILYVASEINPFLQTSEVANFVRALPQAMQEKGMEIRILVPRFGLINERKNRLHEVVRLSGINISVGEEEKPLIIKVASIPNAKLQVYFIDNEDYFQRKSVFHDKQEKFYEDNDERAIFFCKGVIETVKKLGWAPDVVHCNDWMTSLIPLYLKTTYKNEPLFKNTKSVFTIYNNGFNHKFGDDLLEKVKMVDIDDSILSPLKSKDFEGFLKIGMEYADVVIKGDEISDSLNQIIEECSKDKKCDINNEDEEEQLFESYYNIYTDLAG, from the coding sequence ATGTCCAAACTTCGTATTCTCTACGTAGCAAGTGAAATCAATCCATTTCTTCAAACCTCAGAGGTAGCTAACTTCGTTAGGGCCTTGCCGCAGGCAATGCAGGAGAAAGGAATGGAAATCCGTATTCTTGTTCCGAGATTTGGTTTGATCAACGAAAGAAAGAACAGGTTGCATGAAGTGGTAAGGCTTTCAGGAATCAACATTTCTGTTGGTGAGGAGGAAAAACCATTGATCATTAAGGTGGCTTCCATTCCTAATGCAAAGCTTCAGGTATATTTTATTGACAACGAAGACTATTTCCAGCGAAAAAGCGTTTTCCATGACAAGCAGGAAAAATTCTATGAAGACAATGACGAAAGGGCCATTTTCTTCTGTAAGGGTGTCATCGAAACGGTCAAAAAACTGGGCTGGGCCCCTGACGTGGTCCACTGCAATGACTGGATGACCAGCTTGATTCCATTGTACCTGAAAACCACCTACAAAAACGAACCGCTATTTAAAAACACAAAATCCGTATTCACCATTTATAATAACGGATTTAATCATAAATTTGGCGATGACTTGTTAGAAAAGGTCAAAATGGTCGATATCGATGATAGCATCCTGTCACCATTGAAGTCCAAAGACTTCGAAGGCTTCCTCAAAATAGGCATGGAATATGCCGATGTGGTGATCAAAGGCGACGAAATCTCTGACAGTCTAAATCAAATTATTGAAGAGTGCTCTAAAGACAAAAAGTGTGATATTAACAACGAAGACGAAGAAGAACAACTTTTTGAAAGTTATTACAACATCTATACAGACCTGGCAGGCTAA
- the glmS gene encoding glutamine--fructose-6-phosphate transaminase (isomerizing), whose translation MCGIVAYVGKQEALPVIIKGLKRLEYRGYDSAGVALLNDAGLNVYKKKGKVSELENFIEANPNLHSHIGIGHTRWATHGEPNDVNAHPHYSSSENFAMIHNGIIENYEVLKTDLINKGYTFHSDTDSEVFINFIEDIHQNNNCSLEEAVRLALHKIVGAYAIVLMNKEEPDTLIAARKGSPLVIGVGEEEFFLASDATPIVEYTNQVVYLDDYEIAVIRDAKLQIKTIENVETHPYINKLDMELEAIEKGGYEHFMLKEINEQPRSIADCMRGRLDSRAGRLILGGLRDYMNKFQNADRIIITACGTSWHAGLVAEYLFEEFARVPVEVEYASEFRYRNPVINSRDFVIAISQSGETADTLAAIELAKQKGATIFGVCNVVGSSIARATHAGSYTHAGPEIGVASTKAFTAQISVLSMMALMLGYQRGTLPESKYMELLSELEAIPAKVEKALKLNEQIERIAAQYKDARNFLYLGRGYNFPVALEGALKLKEISYIHAEGYPAAEMKHGPIALIDEEMPVVFIATQDSSYEKVVSNIQEVKARKGKIIAVVTEGDQTVKKMADHVIEIPRAHEAFVPLISVLPLQQLSYHIAVMRGCNVDQPRNLAKSVTVE comes from the coding sequence ATGTGTGGAATTGTTGCCTATGTTGGCAAGCAGGAAGCCCTGCCTGTCATCATAAAAGGCCTAAAACGCCTCGAATATCGTGGCTATGACAGTGCCGGTGTGGCCTTACTAAATGACGCCGGACTAAACGTTTATAAGAAGAAAGGAAAAGTTTCGGAACTGGAAAACTTCATCGAAGCCAACCCTAACCTTCACTCTCACATCGGTATAGGACATACCCGATGGGCCACCCATGGCGAGCCCAATGATGTCAATGCCCACCCGCATTACTCCTCTTCGGAAAATTTTGCCATGATCCATAACGGCATCATCGAAAATTACGAAGTTCTCAAAACCGACCTGATCAACAAAGGATACACCTTTCACAGTGATACAGACTCGGAAGTGTTTATCAACTTTATTGAAGACATCCACCAAAACAACAACTGCAGCTTGGAAGAGGCCGTTAGACTGGCACTTCATAAGATTGTAGGGGCATATGCCATTGTTTTGATGAACAAAGAGGAACCCGACACCTTGATTGCTGCCCGAAAAGGTTCTCCACTGGTCATCGGTGTAGGCGAGGAAGAGTTTTTCCTGGCTTCTGATGCCACCCCTATAGTGGAATACACCAATCAGGTGGTTTATTTGGACGACTATGAAATTGCGGTTATCCGTGATGCCAAACTCCAGATCAAGACCATCGAAAACGTCGAAACCCACCCCTATATCAATAAATTGGACATGGAGCTGGAAGCCATCGAAAAAGGCGGCTACGAACACTTCATGCTCAAGGAGATCAACGAGCAGCCGCGTTCGATTGCGGACTGTATGCGGGGAAGGCTGGACTCCAGGGCCGGCCGATTGATCCTTGGCGGATTGAGAGATTATATGAACAAGTTCCAAAATGCCGACCGAATCATCATTACGGCCTGTGGCACCAGTTGGCATGCCGGATTGGTGGCAGAATACCTCTTTGAGGAATTTGCGCGTGTCCCCGTGGAAGTAGAATACGCTTCGGAATTCCGTTATAGAAATCCAGTGATCAACAGCCGTGACTTTGTTATTGCCATCTCCCAGTCTGGAGAAACGGCAGATACGCTTGCCGCTATCGAATTGGCCAAGCAGAAGGGAGCCACGATCTTTGGTGTCTGTAATGTGGTAGGCTCATCCATCGCCCGTGCAACACATGCTGGCTCCTACACCCACGCCGGACCTGAAATCGGCGTCGCCTCTACCAAGGCCTTTACGGCACAGATTTCAGTGCTCTCCATGATGGCGCTGATGCTTGGTTACCAACGAGGTACACTTCCCGAAAGTAAATACATGGAACTGCTCAGCGAATTGGAAGCGATTCCTGCAAAAGTCGAAAAGGCCCTAAAGCTAAATGAGCAAATCGAACGGATCGCTGCGCAGTATAAGGACGCCAGAAACTTCCTTTACCTGGGAAGGGGCTATAACTTCCCAGTGGCACTTGAGGGAGCTCTTAAACTGAAGGAAATCTCCTACATTCACGCTGAAGGATATCCTGCTGCAGAAATGAAGCATGGTCCTATCGCCCTGATAGATGAAGAAATGCCGGTGGTATTTATCGCCACTCAGGATAGTTCTTATGAAAAGGTGGTCAGCAATATCCAAGAGGTAAAAGCCCGTAAAGGAAAGATCATCGCCGTAGTGACGGAAGGTGATCAAACCGTGAAAAAAATGGCCGACCATGTGATCGAAATCCCAAGGGCTCACGAGGCCTTTGTACCGTTAATTTCCGTGCTTCCACTGCAACAGCTTTCCTATCACATCGCGGTGATGCGTGGCTGTAATGTGGACCAGCCAAGGAATTTGGCCAAGTCAGTGACGGTGGAATAA
- a CDS encoding DUF3810 domain-containing protein, which produces MLKRNWTWVFLGVLCLVIRYFAVRFPEATERIYSREFFPAIRNIIDITVSRLPFPTVYLFFLGVLVSFGLFIWKVRKRVGWKGKLLFSGRCVLNFGGFLVFFFLVLWGFNYQRVPIFQQLGLKPMALEKETLVNEMVLTRDLLHQIRPNISDDTVAIGSTLPYGELENVVRANIRENLYMMGLNFTGHPRTKQLYPDGLLRKLGILGIYFPFVGESYIDPTLHPLEKPFTIAHEMAHSYGVTNEGEANFIGWVICSHSDNPLLQYSGHLRLLSYQLNDLYRLDPAGYRQFLTTMDKGLRNDLIDISENHRQIKAFSLELSRRSNDLFLKAQGVKAGVKSYAQLPMLAYAWRNKLKGK; this is translated from the coding sequence ATGTTGAAGAGAAACTGGACTTGGGTGTTTTTAGGAGTGTTGTGCCTTGTCATCCGCTATTTTGCAGTCCGGTTTCCCGAGGCGACAGAGCGCATTTATTCCCGTGAGTTTTTTCCAGCTATCCGTAATATCATTGATATTACCGTTTCCCGTTTGCCTTTTCCAACCGTATATCTTTTCTTTTTGGGTGTATTGGTGTCGTTTGGGCTGTTTATCTGGAAGGTAAGGAAACGAGTAGGGTGGAAGGGTAAATTGTTGTTCAGTGGCAGGTGCGTGCTCAATTTTGGTGGTTTTTTGGTTTTTTTCTTTTTGGTGCTTTGGGGGTTTAATTATCAACGGGTGCCAATTTTTCAGCAACTGGGCCTTAAACCAATGGCATTAGAAAAAGAAACCTTGGTGAATGAAATGGTGCTGACCAGGGATTTGCTCCATCAGATACGTCCTAATATTTCGGATGACACCGTTGCGATAGGAAGCACCTTGCCATATGGTGAGCTGGAAAATGTGGTTCGGGCGAATATCCGTGAAAACCTGTACATGATGGGCCTTAATTTTACAGGTCATCCCCGAACCAAGCAGCTTTACCCAGATGGATTACTCAGAAAACTGGGGATTTTGGGGATTTATTTTCCATTTGTGGGAGAAAGTTACATAGATCCCACATTGCATCCGCTGGAAAAGCCCTTTACGATCGCGCACGAGATGGCGCATAGCTATGGTGTGACCAATGAAGGGGAAGCCAATTTTATCGGTTGGGTAATCTGCAGCCATAGTGATAATCCACTTTTACAATACTCTGGACACTTGAGGTTATTAAGCTATCAGCTGAACGATCTGTATCGGTTAGATCCGGCAGGGTATCGACAGTTTTTGACTACCATGGATAAGGGTTTAAGAAATGACCTGATCGATATTTCGGAAAACCACCGGCAAATCAAGGCCTTTTCCTTAGAGCTGAGTAGGCGGTCAAATGATCTTTTTCTTAAAGCCCAGGGAGTCAAGGCAGGCGTGAAGAGCTATGCCCAGTTGCCCATGCTGGCCTATGCTTGGAGAAACAAGTTGAAGGGAAAATAG
- a CDS encoding DMT family transporter, with amino-acid sequence MTSNTTDNQPLRSWLLLGFLSLVWGSSFILIKKGLMAFSPGEVGAYRIVSAAAVLLPLSLPRIAKLNRKQIGNLAVVGLVGSFLPAFLFAKAQTQLSSSITGVLNALTPLFVVVIGALFFKAKITVRNGLGLLIAFIGVIILISVKEGSSSITSLSSINAYALLVILATICYGINLNIIKHWFNALKPVEITAISLLLALPVALGYLLLQTDFTHKLIHEDGALMAAGYLTILGVLGTAVSLILFNGLVKIASPVFASSVTYLIPIVAIGWGVWDGEVLLPGHFMGMIAVITGVWIGNRKKKKQVIAAPSSSA; translated from the coding sequence ATGACATCAAACACTACGGATAATCAACCGCTGAGGAGTTGGCTTCTCTTGGGTTTTCTATCACTGGTTTGGGGCAGTTCGTTTATCCTGATTAAGAAAGGTCTGATGGCCTTTTCCCCTGGCGAAGTAGGGGCGTACCGTATCGTCTCTGCCGCCGCCGTACTGCTTCCGCTTTCCCTTCCGAGGATAGCGAAGTTAAACAGAAAGCAAATCGGCAATCTTGCGGTAGTGGGATTAGTGGGGAGTTTTTTACCAGCATTTCTCTTTGCCAAAGCCCAAACACAACTGAGCAGTTCCATTACAGGTGTACTCAATGCACTCACACCACTTTTTGTGGTGGTGATAGGGGCTTTGTTTTTTAAGGCAAAAATAACTGTCAGAAATGGCTTGGGACTGCTCATTGCCTTTATTGGCGTCATCATACTTATCAGCGTAAAAGAAGGCAGCAGCAGCATCACCAGTTTGTCTTCCATTAATGCCTATGCACTGTTGGTTATTTTGGCGACCATCTGTTACGGCATTAACCTGAATATTATCAAACACTGGTTTAACGCACTGAAACCTGTTGAAATCACAGCCATTTCATTGCTGCTAGCACTCCCAGTAGCACTAGGATACCTTCTCCTTCAAACGGACTTCACGCATAAGCTAATCCATGAAGATGGGGCACTCATGGCCGCTGGCTACCTGACTATTCTAGGAGTCCTCGGAACAGCCGTCTCCCTTATCCTTTTCAACGGCCTAGTTAAAATCGCCAGTCCTGTATTTGCGAGCTCGGTCACCTACCTTATTCCTATTGTAGCGATCGGATGGGGGGTATGGGACGGTGAAGTCCTCCTTCCAGGGCATTTCATGGGCATGATTGCGGTGATTACCGGAGTCTGGATCGGGAACAGAAAAAAGAAAAAACAGGTCATTGCTGCGCCTTCTTCCAGTGCCTAA
- a CDS encoding NifU family protein — translation MLQAQKKPVHIYMEANPNPNSLKFVVNFMLTDEGVSFDYPDEKSTENSQLAKELFNFAAVDRVFITSNFVTVTKTEEVEWPEVQDFIRDHIRQYLESGKPAIDVVLDKDPLFDENDSEVVKKIKGILDEYIRPAVEQDGGAIIFHSFQEGVVKVLLQGACSGCPSSTVTLKAGIENLLTRMLPDDVKTVEAEGI, via the coding sequence ATGTTACAAGCGCAAAAGAAGCCAGTACATATTTATATGGAAGCCAACCCTAACCCAAACTCGTTGAAGTTTGTGGTCAACTTCATGTTGACCGATGAAGGGGTGAGCTTTGACTATCCAGATGAAAAGAGTACAGAGAATTCGCAGTTGGCAAAAGAGTTGTTCAACTTTGCAGCGGTGGACCGTGTCTTCATCACCTCCAATTTTGTGACGGTGACCAAAACGGAAGAAGTGGAGTGGCCGGAAGTGCAGGATTTTATCCGTGATCATATCAGGCAATACCTGGAATCCGGAAAACCTGCCATAGACGTAGTATTGGACAAGGATCCTTTGTTCGATGAGAACGATAGTGAAGTGGTCAAAAAGATCAAGGGAATCCTTGATGAGTATATCCGGCCCGCAGTGGAGCAGGATGGCGGCGCCATTATCTTCCATAGTTTTCAAGAAGGAGTGGTCAAGGTGCTCTTGCAAGGAGCTTGTTCTGGTTGTCCCTCAAGTACAGTGACCCTAAAAGCCGGAATAGAAAACCTCCTTACCCGAATGCTACCTGATGATGTGAAGACTGTGGAGGCTGAAGGGATTTAA
- a CDS encoding DUF4270 domain-containing protein yields the protein MKVITTSIQTWQAKLAGLLMLSTPLINGCTDPSDIGLVLDPEANRIGVFYAEIPLSAYLVSIDSLNTTNSGVLVAGGDMSDYFGETESTAFSRLSFGNSAARPNSDAILDSAKFSLDILTLTAEDLDEAKTFSAHKLTEPILDTAYYNFDHLDYEEAPFASGSFMLEENSDTIVFMNLDEALATDLFTKLKDEDPVFKDIFAFRDYFPGFALKGSAEQQTTIHVNRGQYNSGPPNTGIKLYYRNSEEDTVSSVYSIYTNGSRHFNGMTNNPTGTPTEIVTEKNTAYNVGNLVGSKALLGHMVKLDMEPLSNFLDTVDNVIFNRATLEMGPVENFPDSKMPIQGLIQYFTDDTNKILRREEDGAPYSVQQGTVPQTTTDENGNAVPAITSGGTNPLAFNTEEFTYVPANSQSGIVDYVDALYRTDVMRTDLLLYPARVSISGRTISTSSDFTRSLREYIINQNSIVLKIYYSKLR from the coding sequence TTGAAAGTTATTACAACATCTATACAGACCTGGCAGGCTAAGCTTGCAGGTCTATTGATGCTTTCTACACCATTGATCAATGGATGTACTGACCCATCCGACATCGGATTGGTGCTGGATCCAGAGGCAAACAGAATAGGGGTTTTCTATGCAGAAATACCCCTTTCTGCTTATTTGGTATCCATAGACAGTTTAAACACCACCAATTCCGGAGTCTTGGTCGCTGGAGGTGACATGAGCGATTATTTTGGGGAAACCGAATCAACGGCGTTCAGCAGACTCTCCTTCGGGAATTCTGCCGCCCGCCCGAACAGCGATGCCATCCTTGATTCCGCCAAATTCAGCTTGGACATCCTGACGTTGACCGCAGAAGACCTCGACGAGGCCAAAACCTTCTCTGCCCACAAACTTACAGAACCTATTCTCGATACCGCTTATTACAATTTCGACCACTTGGACTACGAGGAAGCTCCCTTTGCCAGTGGTTCCTTTATGTTGGAGGAAAATTCCGATACGATCGTATTCATGAATTTGGACGAGGCCCTGGCCACGGATCTCTTCACCAAGCTAAAGGATGAAGACCCGGTATTTAAGGATATCTTTGCTTTTAGGGATTACTTTCCGGGCTTTGCCCTGAAAGGGTCAGCCGAACAGCAAACGACCATTCATGTAAACAGGGGGCAATATAACAGTGGCCCACCCAATACAGGTATCAAGCTGTATTACAGAAACAGCGAAGAAGACACTGTTTCCAGCGTCTATTCCATTTATACCAATGGTTCCAGACACTTCAATGGCATGACAAATAACCCTACCGGTACGCCGACGGAGATCGTTACAGAGAAAAATACCGCTTATAACGTCGGTAACTTGGTAGGCAGCAAGGCCCTGCTCGGACACATGGTAAAACTTGACATGGAACCGCTGTCAAACTTCCTCGATACTGTGGACAATGTAATCTTCAACAGGGCCACCTTGGAGATGGGGCCTGTCGAAAATTTCCCAGACAGTAAAATGCCCATTCAAGGGCTCATCCAGTATTTTACGGATGACACCAACAAAATCCTAAGAAGGGAAGAAGATGGTGCTCCATATAGTGTACAACAAGGTACTGTACCGCAGACCACCACCGATGAAAACGGGAATGCGGTTCCGGCAATCACATCTGGCGGTACCAACCCATTAGCATTCAATACCGAAGAATTCACATACGTACCGGCCAATTCCCAAAGCGGCATCGTTGACTATGTGGACGCATTGTACAGAACGGATGTCATGCGTACGGATTTGCTGCTATACCCCGCTAGGGTATCTATATCAGGAAGGACTATTTCCACTTCCAGTGACTTTACCCGCTCCCTTAGAGAGTACATTATCAATCAAAATTCAATAGTGCTCAAAATCTATTATTCTAAACTTAGATAA